In the Streptomyces coeruleoprunus genome, CCCGGGTCGGTGAGGGACGCGGCCTGCTCGGTGTCCCCGAGGAACACCTGCGCCGCCAGGAACGTGACCAGGTTGGTGACGAGGGCGGCCGCGAAGGCCGTCGCGGCGAACACGGCCGCCTTCGCCCACAGGACCGGGACGCGGCTCGGGACGGCGGTGAGCGAGGCGCGGACCATGCCCGTCGCGTACTCGCCGGCGGTGACGAGGATGGCGAGGACGGCGAGCACGACCTGGCTGAGCATCGTCCCGTACAGGGAGAGGACGACGGTGTCGATGTCGGCGTCGCCGCCTCCGGGCGTGTACGTGGTGGCCATGACCAGGCCGATGCCCAGGACCAGGGCGGAGGCCGACAGGACGGTGATCCAGGTGGAGCGCAGGGAGCGGAGCTTGTGCCACTCGGCGTGTGCGACGCGCAGGTGGGTGACGGCGTAGGCGGGTGAGGGGGACGGGGACGGGGACTGCGGATTCATGCGGCGGTGGCTCCCTGGTAGTCGACGGCGTCCTGGGTGAGGTTCATGAAGGCCTCCTCCAGGGAGGCGGTGTGCGGGGTGAGTTCGTACAGGGCGATCCCGTGGGCGGCGGCGGTGCGGCCTATGTGGGTGGAGTCGGCGCCGCGGACCTCCAGCGTGTCGGGCGCCACGGCGGTGATCTGTCCGCGGGGCCGCTCGGCGAGGAGGGCGCGGCGCAGGTCGGTGGCCTGCGGGGTGACGACGCGGACGCTGCTGCCGCCGGACCCCCGTACGAGGTCGTCGACCGTCGTGTCGGCGAGCAGCCGGCCGCGGCCGATGACGACGAGGTGGTCGGCGGTCAGCGCCATCTCGGACATGAGGTGGGAGGAGACCAGGACGGTACGGCCCTCGGCGGCGAGGGACTTGAGGAGCGTACGGATCCACAGCACGCCCTCCGGGTCGAGGCCGTTGACGGGCTCGTCGAGGATCAGCGTCGCCGGGTCGCCGAGCAGGGCGGAGGCGATGCCGAGTCGCTGGCCCATGCCGAGGCTGAAGCCCTTCACGCGGCGGTCGGCGACGCCGCTGAGGCCGGTCAGCTCCAGGACCTCGGCGACGCGGCGGCGCGGGAGGCCATGGGTGAGGGCCAGGGCGAGGAGGTGGTCGCGCGCGGAGCGCCCGGGATGGATGGCGCGGGCCTCCAGCAGCGCGCCGACCTGGGTGAGCGGGGCACGGTGGCCGGCGTAGGCGCGGCCGTTGACGGTGGCGCGGCCGTGGGTCGGCGCGTCGAGGCCGAGCAGCATGCGCATGGTCGTGGACTTGCCGGCGCCGTTGGGACCGAGGAAGCCGGTGACGGTGCCGGGGCGGACGGTGAAACTGAGGTCCTGGACGACGGTCTTCCCGCCGTACGTCTTGGTGAGTTCGTGTGCCCGAATCATGCTTTCGACGCTA is a window encoding:
- a CDS encoding ABC transporter permease; translation: MNPQSPSPSPSPAYAVTHLRVAHAEWHKLRSLRSTWITVLSASALVLGIGLVMATTYTPGGGDADIDTVVLSLYGTMLSQVVLAVLAILVTAGEYATGMVRASLTAVPSRVPVLWAKAAVFAATAFAAALVTNLVTFLAAQVFLGDTEQAASLTDPGVLRAITGNAAGITLVGLIALGLGALLRSVAGAIGAFIAGVVVVPEILGALPYEATSTAVKYFPTQAAGALGSAGPLPGAASPSAALLALACWAAASLAVAAVLLKRRDV
- a CDS encoding ABC transporter ATP-binding protein; translation: MIRAHELTKTYGGKTVVQDLSFTVRPGTVTGFLGPNGAGKSTTMRMLLGLDAPTHGRATVNGRAYAGHRAPLTQVGALLEARAIHPGRSARDHLLALALTHGLPRRRVAEVLELTGLSGVADRRVKGFSLGMGQRLGIASALLGDPATLILDEPVNGLDPEGVLWIRTLLKSLAAEGRTVLVSSHLMSEMALTADHLVVIGRGRLLADTTVDDLVRGSGGSSVRVVTPQATDLRRALLAERPRGQITAVAPDTLEVRGADSTHIGRTAAAHGIALYELTPHTASLEEAFMNLTQDAVDYQGATAA